Genomic DNA from Amycolatopsis alba DSM 44262:
GAGCGTGGGAGCGTTGCCTGCCACGGCGAAGGCGCGGACGTTCAAGGCGGGGTTGATCCCGAATCCGGCGACGCCGAACAGGAACACGGCGAAGATCGCGACCGGGGTCGCCGGGCCGGAGAGCGCGAGCAATACCAGAGCGAGCAGGGCGACGGCGAGGCCGCCGTAGAGAGTCGCGAAGGGCCTCGCGTCGGCGAGCCGTCCGCCGACGGTGATGCCGATCAGCGCGCCGAGTCCGAACAGCGACAGCACTCCCGGCACCCAGCTCTCCGGCAGTCCGGCGATTTCGGTCAACAGGGGAGCGAGATAGCTGAAGGTCGCGAAGATCATCGCTTGGGCGAAGGCGATCACGCCGAGCGCCAGCCAGAACCGGCCTCCGCGGTACAAGCGCAGCTCGGTCGCGACGTCCGTCTTGTCCTCGCCGTTCTGCGTTTCCGGGACGAGGGCGAAGACGCCGATCAACGCGATGACGGTCAGCGCCGTGACCGCCCAGAAAGCGGCCCGCCAGCCCGCGTGCTGGCCGAGGAAGGTCCCGGCGGGGACCCCGGCGATGTTCGCGACGGTGAGCCCGCCGACCAGGATGGCCAGCGCGCGGCCGCGGCGTTCGACCGGGACCAGCGCGACGGCGGTGGCCGCCGCGACCGCCCAGAAACCGGCGCAGGCGACGGCGCTGACGACGCGGGTCGCGAAGAGCAGGGCGTACCCGGACCCCAGCGCGCCGATGACGTGCGAGATCCCGAAGACGACGAGCAGGGCCATCAGGGTGGCACGCCTCGGCACCCTCAGCGTCGCGATCGCGAGCAGGGGAGCGCCGACGACCATGCCGATGGCGAAGGCCGAGATGAGCAGCCCGGCCTCCGGGATGCCGACGTTCAGATCGGCCGCCATCCCCGGCAGCAGGCCGGTGATCATGAACTCGGACGTGCCGAGCGCGAACACGCTCAGTCCGAGTACGCAGACTGCCAAAGGCACGGGAACTTCCCTCCAGTTTTGTATTGATCAGTCCAAAATGTGGGCAGCGTTGCGCACAAGGCTTGGTTCGGTTTACTTCGCGGTGATCGCGTCCAGTGCGATGCCGGCGACGGCCTCCATGGCCGCCCGTCCGGCGCCGCGGCGGGACATCAGCCGGAGTCCGGCGACGGTGCTGTGCGCGAACTCGGCGACGTCGCCGGGCTCGCGGGCGTTGTCGATCGTCCCGTCGAGCTGTCCTTCCCTGGCGCTGGCCGCGAGAAGGGTGAGGTGCCGCCGGGTGTCGGCGTCGATCCGCGCCTTGATCTCGGGATCGCGATCGCCGAACTCGGCCACGGTGTTGACCACGAGGCAGCCTCGGCCGCGGTGGGTGACTTCCTCGTCGATCGTGTACGAGAACAAGGCCCGGAACCGCTCGGCGCCGGTCCCGGATTCCTCCAGCAGGGCCGTTCTGAGCACGATTCCACGCTCGGCGTAGTGATCGAGCGCGCGCATGAACAGTTCGTGCTTGCTGGTGAAGGTGTTGTAGATGCTGCTGCGGCCCAGGCCGGTGGCTTCGCAGAGAGCCTGTGTCGACGTGCCCTCGTAGCCGCGGGCCCAGAACGCGTCCATGGCACGCCCGACAGCGGCGCGCTCGTCGAATTCCTTGGGCCTGGCCATGGGAACG
This window encodes:
- a CDS encoding Cmx/CmrA family chloramphenicol efflux MFS transporter — protein: MPLAVCVLGLSVFALGTSEFMITGLLPGMAADLNVGIPEAGLLISAFAIGMVVGAPLLAIATLRVPRRATLMALLVVFGISHVIGALGSGYALLFATRVVSAVACAGFWAVAAATAVALVPVERRGRALAILVGGLTVANIAGVPAGTFLGQHAGWRAAFWAVTALTVIALIGVFALVPETQNGEDKTDVATELRLYRGGRFWLALGVIAFAQAMIFATFSYLAPLLTEIAGLPESWVPGVLSLFGLGALIGITVGGRLADARPFATLYGGLAVALLALVLLALSGPATPVAIFAVFLFGVAGFGINPALNVRAFAVAGNAPTLVGASTTAAFNVGNTVGPWLGGESIDAGLGYPSVAWVSVGLGVATVLALTFAVGIQRTDDTRLLREPVTQ
- a CDS encoding TetR/AcrR family transcriptional regulator is translated as MARPKEFDERAAVGRAMDAFWARGYEGTSTQALCEATGLGRSSIYNTFTSKHELFMRALDHYAERGIVLRTALLEESGTGAERFRALFSYTIDEEVTHRGRGCLVVNTVAEFGDRDPEIKARIDADTRRHLTLLAASAREGQLDGTIDNAREPGDVAEFAHSTVAGLRLMSRRGAGRAAMEAVAGIALDAITAK